The following nucleotide sequence is from Peribacillus sp. ACCC06369.
ACTTGATGCTTCCGCTTATTGGAAAGGAGATAAGCGATTCCCGCAAGACCAAGAGCAAGCAATGAATGCCGTGCAGTGAATGTAACTCCACCCACTTTTAAACGGGGAAATGAATAATGAGCGATCAACTTCTTCATCACCTCTTCCTTTTCTAGGTGTTATTTCTTTACCCACTTTAAACTCCAAGCACACTTTGCAATGTGCTGTGATAGGCATTTCCCCGGGACACGATGTTGAATCAACATAAAAAAACCGAGGGAATGGTTACTTCCCTCGATCATTTATGTGTTTTACTGATTTTTCCTTCTATTTTAACGGCGGCTTTTTTCCCCGCCTTTGCGTCCTGCTTCTTTCCGGCTCATTTTCCCATTACCGGAACCGTCAGAGCTGCCGTCGCCATCTCGTTGATTGGCCCGTGCCTCTCCGCCTTTTTCGCCGATTTCCTGATAGAATTCCTTACCATGACTTTCGGATGTCGCTTCTCCGCCTTTTTGGCCAATCTCCTGATAAAATTCCTTATCATGATTGTCGGATGTCGCTTCTCCGCCTTTTTGGCCAATCTCTTGATAGAATTCCTTACCATGATTTTCGGATGTCGCTTCTCCGCCTTTTTGGCCAATCTCTTGATAGAATTCCTTACCATGATTTTCGGATGTCGCTTCTCCGCCTTTTTGGCCAATCT
It contains:
- a CDS encoding general stress protein; this translates as MTNNNDKMNREEAGRKGGETTAKNHDKEFYQEIGQKGGEATSENHGKEFYQEIGQKGGEATSENHGKEFYQEIGQKGGEATSDNHDKEFYQEIGQKGGEATSESHGKEFYQEIGEKGGEARANQRDGDGSSDGSGNGKMSRKEAGRKGGEKSRR